In the Phycisphaerae bacterium genome, one interval contains:
- the nadA gene encoding quinolinate synthase NadA: MFLHQPPLSPHYDRLSTAEMTGQVLAHKQAFGDRLVILGHHYQQDEVIRFADFTGDSLKLSQLAGQQKNARYVVFCGVHFMAESADILTEPDVAVILPDLSAGCSMADMARLEQVEDAWERLTAATSDRIIPITYVNSAASIKAFCGRHGGACCTSSNARQVLQWALEQGEKALFLPDQHLGRNTAYSMNHPLSTMILYNPDEEQGGLADEQIRAARFILWQGYCSVHQLFTEKQCDDIRRSDPACRIVVHPECRWEVVQKADLAGSTEYIIKVLTEAPENSRWAVGTEIHLVNRMASRFAGHKHIRSLAGIQCLCSTMYRIDLPHLLWVLDELAAGRVVNRITVDDKTRHDARVALQRMLDNTAAQPVGTK; this comes from the coding sequence ATGTTCCTGCATCAGCCCCCACTGTCGCCCCACTACGACCGCCTGTCGACCGCGGAGATGACCGGACAAGTCCTCGCCCACAAGCAAGCCTTCGGCGATCGACTCGTCATCCTGGGTCACCATTACCAGCAGGATGAGGTCATCCGGTTCGCCGATTTCACCGGCGACAGCCTCAAACTCAGCCAGCTGGCCGGCCAACAGAAAAACGCCCGTTACGTGGTGTTCTGCGGCGTGCATTTCATGGCGGAATCCGCCGATATCCTCACCGAGCCAGATGTGGCCGTCATCCTGCCCGACCTGTCCGCCGGCTGCAGCATGGCCGACATGGCTCGGCTTGAACAGGTCGAGGACGCATGGGAGCGCCTCACCGCGGCCACGTCCGACCGGATCATCCCCATCACCTACGTGAATAGCGCGGCGAGCATCAAGGCCTTCTGCGGCCGGCATGGAGGCGCATGCTGCACCAGTTCCAACGCTCGCCAGGTGCTCCAATGGGCCCTGGAACAAGGCGAAAAAGCCCTCTTCCTGCCCGACCAGCACCTCGGTCGGAACACGGCGTATTCAATGAACCACCCCCTGTCCACGATGATCTTGTACAACCCGGATGAAGAACAAGGTGGGCTCGCCGATGAACAGATCCGAGCGGCCCGCTTCATCCTCTGGCAGGGATACTGCAGCGTGCACCAGCTGTTCACCGAGAAACAGTGCGACGACATCCGCCGGTCCGATCCGGCCTGCAGGATCGTGGTTCATCCCGAGTGCCGATGGGAGGTGGTTCAGAAGGCGGATCTGGCCGGCAGTACGGAGTACATCATCAAGGTGCTGACCGAGGCCCCGGAAAACTCGCGCTGGGCAGTGGGCACGGAAATCCACCTGGTGAATCGGATGGCCAGCCGGTTCGCCGGGCACAAGCACATTCGATCTTTGGCGGGAATCCAATGTCTCTGTTCGACCATGTACCGCATCGATCTGCCCCACCTGTTGTGGGTGCTCGACGAACTCGCCGCGGGCCGCGTGGTCAACCGTATCACCGTGGACGACAAGACACGACACGACGCTCGGGTGGCACTGCAGCGAATGCTGGATAACACGGCCGCCCAGCCGGTGGGGACCAAATGA